In Vidua macroura isolate BioBank_ID:100142 chromosome 31, ASM2450914v1, whole genome shotgun sequence, one DNA window encodes the following:
- the XKR5 gene encoding XK-related protein 5 encodes MRGAVPRLSLTLLAAESGARLCAIIHYLVRGQLGWFGLTIACLVPGYAAQLLSILWFRADGHAPGCWLLLLHLLQLGLWKRYWDVLRAVAKTGGGAGELLAQLGDVCVLRLLEALLQTLPHLLLQAYVVVAVDPAGFIPGVSAGLSLLSLAWALVSYSHFTFLLKPGHLSPPAAVILCLLLWRTGMLGTRILALVLFARLYSFWVFAVAGVHWLLMSFWLGAQQTDIVAQPCRWRLFNCLLGAVYIFCYINVRPGPSKTRVAVFYAIMLMENTLLLLLGTRFLQVELRNSLTVTGAVMSGSLIGATALVIYYSLLHPKSTEIWQGFLDTMCSAAAAGDEEVSGESSQAGQSSGTLGDEESLPVEGTKTEPKNETSSSLLQSKGCLEDSWTDHHHWLLVKLALKTGNLSVINAAFGDGGVGEAFPGGWMMGKPPGVEPGANFSLPMRDIHPSGLAVGNGGGIKASAGALGMAQEDGAGQEPDFPPSTSHPSGFSPDSTESSSVYFSASAGGIASPGTGTATATSMALVQRDSKAQPPPACLGEGGGGGRGGDLSLGMTSISPILGACAHKCLQRSSSFGNTGSCGVAGLPKEGSEPTGTEGALVGCHHLWDTHPCGPQGTVVRSKLRSPCFTSTPKAGSKCSQQGLGELGEGTDLSGLPE; translated from the exons ATGCGCGGGGCCgtccccaggctcagcctgaCGCTGCTGGCGGCGGAGAGCGGCGCCC ggctctgtgccaTCATCCACTACCTTGTCCGTGGGCAGCTGGGCTGGTTCGGGCTGACCATCGCCTGCCTGGTGCCCGGCTACGCCGCCCAGCTCCTCAGCATCCTCTGGTTCCGGGCAGACGGACACGCACCCGGCTGCTGGCTCTTGCTGCTccacctcctgcagctgggcCTCTGGAAGCG GTACTGGGATGTTCTGCGGGCGGTGGCGAAGACGGGCGGCGGTGccggggagctgctggctcagctGGGGGATGTTTGTGTGCTGCGGCTCCTGGAGGCCCTGCTGCAGACCCTGCCTCACCTTCTGCTCCAGGCCTACGTCGTGGTGGCCGTGGACCCAGCAGGCTTCATCCCTG GTGTCAgtgcagggctgtccctgctgtccctggcctGGGCTTTGGTGTCCTACAGCCACTTCACCTTCCTGCTGAAGCCCGGACACCTGAGCCCCCCAGCTGCTGTCatcctgtgcctgctgctctggaggacagggatgctggggacCCGGATCCTGGCCCTGGTGCTCTTTGCCAGGCTCTACTCCTTCTGGGTTTTCGCTGTGGCAG ggGTCCACTGGCTGCTCATGTCCTTCTGGCTGGGGGCCCAGCAGACGGATATCGTGGCCCAGCCATGCCGCTGGAGGCTCTTCAActgcctgctgggagctgtgtaCATCTTCTGCTACATCAATGTCCGGCCTGGCCCCTCCAAGACCAGGGTGGCTGTATTTTATGCA ATAATGCTGATGGAGAAcactcttctgctgctgttgggcACTCGGTTCCTGCAGGTAGAGCTGAGGAACAGCCTGACTGTGACTGGGGCTGTCATGTCAGGGTCTTTAATAG GTGCCACAGCTCTGGTGATTTACTACAGCCTGCTCCATCCCAAGTCCACAGAGATCTGGCAGGGATTCCTGGACACaatgtgcagtgctgcagcagctggggatgaGGAGGTGTCTGGAGAGAGCTCCCAAGCTGGGCAGAGTTCAGGGACTTTGGGAGATGAGGAGTCCTTGCCAGTGGAAGGGACCAAGACAGAGCCCAAAAATGAGACCAGCTCATCGCTGCTGCAGTCCAAAGGGTGTTTGGAGGACAGCTGGACAGACCATCACCACTGGCTGCTGGTGAAGCTGGCCTTGAAGACAGGGAATCTGTCCGTGATCAATGCAGCTTTCGGAGATGGTGGCGTGGGAGAGGCTTTTCCTGGAGGATGGATGATGGGGAAACCCCCTGGTGTTGAGCCTGGGGCAAACTTTTCCCTCCCCATGAGGGACATCCATCCCTCTGGACTGGCAGTGGGGAATGGAGGAGGCATCAAAGCCAGCGCTGGTGCTCTGGGAATGGCAcaggaggatggagcagggcaggagcctgATTTTCCCCCATCCACATCCCACCCCAGTGGCTTCTCCCCGGATTCAACCGAGAGCTCCTCTGTGTATTTCAGTGCAAGTGCAGGAGGCATCGCCTcgcctgggacagggacagccacagccacaAGCATGGCTCTGGTGCAAAGGGACAGCAAAGCTCAGCCTCCCCCAGCCTGcctgggagaaggaggaggaggaggaagagggggggATTTATCCCTTGGGATGACCAGCATCAGCCCAATCCTGGGTGCTTGTGCCCACAAGTGTCTGCAGAGAAGCTCTTCATTTGGCaacacaggcagctgtggggtggcagGTCTCCCCAAAGAGGGCTCAGAGCCCACAGGGACAGAGGGTGCCCTTGTGGGGTGCCATCACCTTTGGGACACCCACCCTTGTGGCCCGCAGGGGACTGTGGTGAGGAGCAAGCTGAGGTCACCGTGCTTCACCTCCACCCCCAAAGCTGGCTCTAAATGCTCCCAGCAAGgactgggggagctgggagaggggacagaTCTGTCTGGGTTACCAGAGTGA